The sequence AGCGAGAAGGTTAAAAGTGTTGCACTTCCTCGTTTAGCGACTGGTGTCGGTGGACTTGACTGGAAGGATGTGAAGCCGTTGCTGGAAAAGCATCTCGGTCACTTGTCCATTCCAGTCTACGTGTACGCAACCTACCAGCCAGGTGCCAAGGCCACGGAGGGATGAAGTCTCGTCGTCTAGTTGAGAAGACTTGGATTCATCGAACCTCTCTTATCTGCCTCAAAGTATGAGCGAGCCTCTACGGACATTGCTTATACCAAAGCACTCCTCAATGTTCAGATTGAGTACGATCCGACAGATCAGCTCAATGTTGTGGTTCAGGCAGCAGGTAGCCAGTGGCAGCGGATGATTTTCAAGCGTCATCCGTACCGTGGGAACCGGAGAAACCTATAGTGAGATTGAATATCTCATGGGACATTGACAGATCAATGCGCGAGCGTCATCCCGCGCGAATCGAAATCGAGAGTCAGCGACCACAGGCGTGCAACAGGTTCCCTCCGGGGATCCCGTGAAGTAAAAGACGGGCGGGGGAGGCATGATGCCACTATGCAGCCTGACTATCGTACCGGCGTCGCTCAGGGTCTCCGGACCTCCTCGATCGCTTGGGGGCACGCCGATTATTTTGGATCACATCGTCGACGATCATTCCACAATTGACGCACCGCCGACCATGAAAGTCCGACGGGGATCCAATCTCAACCGCGATGCTGTCGTCACTGACGGTAAGGCCGTTGCATCGTAGGCAATTCATTGTTTATCTCCTTGGGGGTCGTCCCTTTCAACCTGAGGAGCCGGGTCTGGGGTTCCAGTCGCATGCATTGTGCGCTTCATCCGTACGGCGTGTAACAACACTGTTCCGTCTTGGAAGCCACGGGAATACCGCTCCTGGATCTCTGGAGGGCATAGCCGATAGTCATGACTGTGGTCACCACTTATGAGGGCATCGCGCAACCCGTCCTCCTCTGCGCGCCACCCATCGGCCTCCTGATCTGTATGGGCTTGTGCAGATTGGCGACGGCACCAGTCAATACGAACACTGATAGGGTTTGTTGTATGTTCCATTATTTCACCCTTGTTAGGTATCCAATGCTGCCGTTGAATCTGAAAAAGCAAATTGGATGCCAAGGGACGAAAGATCGGAGAAACATGTCCCTGAGAATCCACCTCATTCCTTAGGTTCGTACGTAATTATAACGAATTACCGTCGAAAGCCGTGTTGGTGAGAATAGGAAATGCGGATTCCAATGTAGTCGATGAACTGTAGGAGGTGAAGGGTGCAGAGATTAGCGTTTCATAATGATACTAGGTAAAACCCTAGCTTGATGGCCTTGGAGCTCAAGGGTTAGTAAGTATTCAACTATGAACGGCCCTTCCACATGGGCCGCTGTATTCGGATCGAAGTCATGCTGTCCGTGCGTGTCCCCTCACTAATCAGGTAAAGTGGTCGCCAAGGACTTAGAGCAGAAGTGATCTGTGATGATGTATTGAGCGAATGAGCAGTCTGTCTATAGAACAAGGAGTTATGATGGATACGCATGGGGGTGGAGCCGTTAAAGATTTTATGCATCGTTACCTGGAAGTGGTCCCTCAAAATTCGACGGTTGCGGCCGCAGCCGAGCGGATGGGTGTTCGGCGGATCGGTTGTCTGTTAGTGGAGTCCGATGATCCCAATCGA is a genomic window of Candidatus Nitrospira kreftii containing:
- a CDS encoding hypothetical protein (conserved protein of unknown function): MEHTTNPISVRIDWCRRQSAQAHTDQEADGWRAEEDGLRDALISGDHSHDYRLCPPEIQERYSRGFQDGTVLLHAVRMKRTMHATGTPDPAPQVERDDPQGDKQ